The window TGAGCTGCCGCTGGTGGTCGTGATCACGGCTACCGCCTATGGAGCACCCTACAGCCACTCACAGGTGCAGGAAATCATGGAACAGTATGTGCTGCCGGCAGTAACCAGTACCAATACCCAGTAGAAACAGAAATACTAAAAGTGCCGGAGCCTTTACCCAATGCTTTTAGCATGCTGCATCAGGCTTCAGAGGAAGAATTTTCTGCTTCAGCACCATTCATTTCTGCAGTCGGATAAACCTTTTTGGCTGGCTATGAAATTAATTCCACTTTTTTTGGCTTATATTTCAGAAGTAAGAATAAACAATATCAGAATCGTACAAGCATGTCGAAGGAAAAATCTTCCGTAAAGGAAAAAAAGAAAGAGCCTGCCAAAACCTTAAAAGAGAAAAAAGCAGATAAGGTGGCTAAAAAGAAAGCAAAAAGAGATTAATAGCCCCAGCGCTATATGTATACATCAGCCCTGCAGAGTATTAAACAGCTGCAGGGCTCTTTTGTGTGTCCGGCTTCTGTGGATTGTGTATAAAAGCTGTTGTAACAAAGTATATTTCCACTTAATAATAATACTATTAGAAGTATTTTATCAGTTTGAGAGGTAAAAATTGGATATTGTAAATTAATTATCCAGATTTGTACAAATTAATGAACGCATCTACTGCTGAAAATGTAGTAGGTGTATATTGAACAAATTACCAATGAATACAGGAATAGTAAAATTTTTTAATGAGCAGAAAGGTTTCGGCTTCATTAAAGAGACAGAAACAGAAAAAGAATATTTCGTACACATTTCAGAACTCGTAGACGAGATCAGAGAAAATGACGAAGTGACTTTTGACCTTCAGGAAGGAAGAAAAGGACTAAACGCTGTTAATGTTAAACGCGCTTAGTTTTAAATATAAGCCAGCATTGAAGAAGCCTTACTTTTAGTAAGGCTTTTTTTTGTGCCTGCCGTTAAAATTATTCCACCCACTCAAAAAACTCTGGAGGCAGGCCGGTGCAGTGGTATGCGGTGCATTAAAAAGCAGCAAAACCCTATAAAGCAGTAATACCCTCACCAAGCCTGGCATGGCTGCCTGAACAGCACAATACTTTGAATTAACGGAGAGCCTGCCCACAGAAAGTACGCCTATGCAGCTTTCTTCCCCTCCCCTCTCAGGAACTGGTCTGTGGGCTGCCCTGCAGCTGCAATATGTTAATAAGTTTAAGACTCTCTCAGGGCAGAATCTACCATCAGCAATTCATCTATATTGGTCTTGTTCACGATTCCTATAAATTTGCCATTTTCAATAACAGGGTTTACTGTACTGCCCCCTGTCATCATTTTATGATACACCTCCCGCAGGGGCATATGGGGATGAAGCATAATATAATCCTGGCTCATGGCCCTGGAAACAGGTGCTGTTTTCCCATATTCCGATAACCCCCTGATCAGTTCCTTTCTGGTTAGCACGCCCACCACCTGATCTTCGGATGCCACTATAAACTCCTGCTCCTGGCTGTTCAGCAGCAATTGTACTGCCTTTTCAAGGCTATCATCCGGCAGGAGCAGGCTAAACTTTCGCATCACCACATCTTCCACCCTGTAATCTGCCAGTCCGGTTCTGATACTCTCGTACCTTGCTTCAGAGCCGGCACCCATGTACACGAAAAATCCGATGATCACGAGCCAGAAATTGAAGAAGAAGCCAAAGAACACAAAAGCAATGGCCAGCAGCTGGCCAATATTGGCTGCGATACGTGTAGCCTTAGTACGGTCCATGCCAAATGCCAGGCCAGCCCTGAGCATCCTGCCACCATCCAGGGGAAAAGCAGGAATTAAATTAAAAGCCACCAGTATGATGTTTGCCACCAGCAAATTAAAGGTAAATGGCAGATCAATCTGCTGCAGATCTGCAGGGTCGGCATCCTGAAGGGCACCCATATCAGGCATTTGTCCGCTAAACTGGAGATACGCCCACAGCAGCAGGGCAATCACTACATTTACCAACGGTCCGGCAGCAGCCACCATCAGCTCCTGCCCCGGCTTTTCAGGCATGGCCTCCAGGCTTGCAATTCCGCCAATGGGATATAAGGTAATGCGCCGGGTATTGATGTTATATTTTTTAGCGGTGAGGGCATGGCCGTATTCATGCAAGACTACACAGCCAAAGAGCGCAAGTATGAACAACACCCCCTGCAGGCCTTCGCCAGCATCCTGGTTAATATTGTAATAAATAAAATACACCCATACCAGAATGATCCAGAAGGTCCAGTGTATAAAGACCTTTATTCCGGCATACCGGCCTACATATAAAGAAAACCTGTCCTGCTTCATACATTATTTATGGTTAGGAAATACTTTTACCAGACTGTCTCCTCACTACATCAGCTGTTTATGAGCTAAAAAAAATACCTACTGTACCCATTATTCTGAAATTTTTGCCAGCAGCCCTTCATTGGCATCAACTTTTGTCCCCTCTTTCAGTTCAGGGTCTTCCCACTTCCGGCTGGTAGAAAGCACCACCTCTCCTTTTATGGCCGCATTTTTAGGTTTGAAGACTACTGCCTCACCGCTTAGGTTTAGCACCACCAGGAAAGGAGTGCCGCCCGCTCCCCGCCTGATATAAGCCAGCAGCTTGCCATCTGTTAACACAGGATAATAATCGCCATTCATCAGTGCAGGCTCCTGCTGGCGCAGCCGGATCAGGTGCCTGTAAAAGTTCAGGAGTGAATCAGGATCTGCTTTTTGTGCCTCTACATTGTTCTGGTCAAAACTATCTGCCAGGCGGAGCCAGGGTTTTCCGGTAGTAAAGCCTGCTTTTTCAGAAGCATCCCACTGCATAGGTGTACGCTGCGGATCACGGCTTTCGTTATTTTCCATCAGCAGCCCCTGCGGATCTTTCTGTTCATCGCGCGGTATCTCTACATTACTCATGCCTATTTCATCACCATAATACATGATGGGTGTTCCCCGCAGGGTGAGTAACAGCATGGCAGCAACCTTTGCCTGTGCTTTGCCAATGCGGCTTAACACACGGGCCTGGTCATGGTTACCAATTACCCAGTTGGGCCATGCTTCATCCGGAAGGGCTGCTTCATATTCATCGATGGCCGCTGCAATCTTTTTCACCTCCCACGGTAGCTGCAACAGCTGATGATTGCCCGGCAGGTGAGCGCCCCCATTATTAGCGCCGTAATAATCCACTATTTTATGAATGGACAGGTACAGCTCTCCAATCATCACTTTTTCATTGTACCCATCCAGGAGCTGCCGGAACTGGCGAACGATCTCATGCACCTCCGGCTGGTTGCTGGAGTATGCCTGGATCAGCTGTTCGCTACTGGGCATATCTGGCTTATAATCAGGATTTAAAGGGTTATCCCTGAATTTTTCATCTTTGATCAGGTACCACATCACATCCACCCGGAAACCGTTTACACCCTTATCCAGCCAAAACCGCATGGCCTCCAGCACAGCTTCAAGTACTTCAGGATTTCGTAAATTTAGCTCGGGCTGTTCCTTCAGAAAGGTATGGTAGTAATATTGCTCCGTTTGCTCATCCCATTCCCAGGCCGGACCACCGAGCACACTTAGCCAGTTATTTGGTTCTGCACCATTTTCAGCGGCATCTTTCCAGATGTACCAGTCTCTTTTAGGATTATCGCGCGAGGAGCGTGATTCCCTGAACCAGGGGTGCTGATCGGAGGAATGGTTCGGGATAAAATCAACGATCAGCTTCATGTCCCGGCTATGCACCTCCCGAAGCAGCTCATCAAAATCTTTGTGGGTACCAAATACAGGGTCAATGCCGGTATAGTCGGATATATCGTAGCCCAGGTCTTTCATCGGCGAAGGGTAAACGGGTGTCAGCCAGATAGCTTTTATCCCAAGCCACTGCAGGTAATCCAGGCGGTTAATCAAACCGCGGATATCTCCTATCCCATCGCCATTAGAGTCCTGAAACGAACGTGCATATACTTCATAAATGATCTCTTTTTGCCACCATAGCTGCTTCCCGTTTTCCATTGTCTGTATGTTTTTTTAATATCCCTGATGTCTTTACAGTTTACTACTTTGAATAGGGCCAAATGTTCAGTTTGCAATAACTGCGGCAGGTGTGAGGCTGAAGCAGAGAAAAAAAAGCGGCACCAGCTTAGCTGAAGATCAGTCAACTGCTATCTTGTGTGAGGGTTCAAATGCTAGCCGGCAGCGCAAGTGCGGATGAGAGAATCCCTCTAAAAATGTTTACAATCACCTAGCCAATCATTAACTTGGATAGGCAACTAATTTTTTTTCAGATGGCACTTTTACTTTTTATCTTTAGCCTGCTGGCTCCCCTCTCCCAAACCCAGCCCCGGGCAGCACAGCAGCTGACAGGCGCCTGGGAGGCAAACATGACAGATGGAACCCTTGGCCTTTGGATTATGGAAGACGACCATTTCTCCATCACCTATTATAAAAGAGATGCCCCGGAATTTATCAATACTGAGGGCGGCAAATGGTCACTTACTCCGGATGGTAAAATCACTTTACACTGGGAATTTAACACAAAAGATCAAAGCCAGGTGGGGCAGCAGCAGGTATTAGCCCACAAACTGGAAAGCAATACGCTCATAGCAGCAGGAAAGAGCTGGAAGCGGATTGATGATGGTACTCCCGGTGCACTAAAGGGTGCCTGGCTTATTACCGGACGCGAGCGTGATGGAGAAATGGGCACCATGACCCCTGGCGCACGCAAAACCATGAAGATCTTATCCGGCACCCGCTTTCAGTGGATTGCTTACAACAGTGAAACAGGAGAATTTTTTGGTACTGGTGGCGGTGCTTATACCACCAAAGGGGGAAAATACACTGAACAAATTCATTTCTTTTCCAGAGATAATGCACGCGTAGGAGCAAGCCTGGAGTTTGATTACGAACTGCGAGACGGCATGTGGCACCACAGCGGCCAGAGCAGCAAGGGAGAGCCACTGTATGAGATCTGGTCTACCCGCCAGTCGCTGGGAATTTAACACCACCTAAACGGTCATTGCTATCCATGCACTGCCTGCAACTGCACCTGACTATAGTCAGGCCATGGCTTTAGCCCCTGTCCCGCAATATAATTTGCACATTTTCAACGACTTACCGACTTCTATTTGTGCTTGATTCTTAACATTTTACGTTTGTACATGTTTCCTAACTAAAAAGGAGGGATTATGGATTCTACAGTACAGCCGCAACGTATAACTATTGAACAGATCGGGTTTAGGTACGGTCTGATGCTGGCCGGGGCTAACATTGGTTTCTTTCTGCTGATGGCGCTGTTTGGTCTGGAAGACGAAATATGGTTGAGATTTGTAAATCTTGTGTTCATATTTCTTTTTGCCTACCGTGGTATGCAGTATTTTAAACACCACACCCAAAATCACTGGACTTACCTGAAAGGCCTGGGCCTGGGTATATTCATAGTTTTGGTAGGGGCCGCTGTTTTTGCGGTATTCCTGGGTTTATATGGTTTACTCAACCAGCAGTTTGTTGTTTCCATCAATGAAGCTACAAACATGAGCATGAATTTCAATCCTGTCTTTATTGCCTTTATTGCTTTCGTTGAGACGATGATCTATGGTTTTATACTGGTATTTGCAGCCATGCAGCGTCTTAAAACCACCCATATGCAGGATGCAGTGCATATCTGAAACTGCTGATACAGGAGTCTCCTATTTCTGATGGTGCTTTTTCAACACTGCAATGGCCTGGTCAAAAGATTTCTCCAGATGCAGAATAGCCTGACGGAGCTGTCTGGTATCTGCAGTAAGTACAATTGAGCGGCATATTTGAATAGCATGTTCGAGCTCTTCAGCTTCCAGGAGCTTGATTGTCATTTTTATTTTGTGGGTAATCTCTGCCATTTTACCGGCATCCCTGCCCAGCATGGCTTCGGTATAGTTTTTTTTATAATCCTGAAAGTGTTGGATTGTGAGCTGTAACAGCTTTTCTAAAGTGGCACTGTTCCCTTTGGTAATATGCAGGTACTGCTGCAGGGAAATAATAGGCTTATGATTTTCTGGAGCCTGTTCAGGGGAGTAAAGGTTGTTGAAAACAGCTGCCTGATGAGTTCCACCGGAAACAGCAGGGCTGGGGGCACCATAACGTACGATGACGTTAAAAAGATCTTCGGGCCTAAAGGGCTTGCTAAGGAGATCTGTAATTCCGGCTTCCACAATTCTATCTTTATAATCAAATCTGGCGGAGGCCGTAAAAGCAATGATTGGTATATTACTGCAATCTTTGTTTTTAAGAGACCTGATGGCAAGGCTCGCTCTATATCCATCCAGAACCGGCATCTGCAGATCCATCAATACCAAATCATAGGTATTTTGCTCTACCTGCTCCACAGCTTGCGCGCCATCGGTAGCCACATCATACAGCACCCCCCATTCATCCAGATATTCGGTTACCACCATTACATTAATGGCGTTATCTTCGGCCAGCAGCAGCCGTACCCCTCTAACGGTTCTGTTCCCCTCGGCAACACTACGCTCAATGGGTATATCAGCAGCCTCCTCCCTGCCAAAGGGCAGTTCCAGGTTAAAATAAAATTCTGAACCAACACCTGCCTTGCTTTTAACATTAAGTTTACTGCCGAACAAATGTAACAGGCGTTGGCTGATGGCCAGCCCCAGACCTGAGCCCCCATATTTCAAGCCAATTTCCGGACTGGCCTGGGCAAATTCCTCAAAGATCTTTTCCTGCTTGTCTGCCGAAATTCCGATACCGGTGTCTTTCACCATGAGTAAAAACCTGACAATCTGGCCCTGCTGCTCCAGCAGCTGCAGGTGCAGGCTTACTGTTCCCTGCTCGGTAAACTTTAGAGCATTGCCCAGCAAGTTGGTAATCACCTGCCCCAGCTTTACCGGATCTCCAAATACATACGGAGGCATTTCATCATCGAGATGCAGATACAGCTGCAGCCCTTTTTCTTCGGCCTTAAAATGCAAGCCATGCACAATGCTGTGCAGCAGATGATTGATGTTGAAGTATTTCTCTTCCAGCGATATCTTTCCGGATTCTATTTTGCTGAAGTCCAGGATATCATTGATCAGGTCTAGCAGATTCTCTGAAGAAAATTTGAGCACCTCGATATACTGCGCCTGTTGTGGGCTAAGCTCTGTTCGCTGCAGGAGGTTGGCAATACCAATAATGGCATTCATGGGTGTGCGAAACTCGTGACTTACCGTTGAAAGAAAAGCGGCCTTTACCTTTACCGCTTCTTCTGCCTTTTTCTTGGCATGTAACAGTTCCAGTTCGTATTTTTTCCTGTCGGTAATATTGAACACCGTTACCCGGATCAGCACAGGGACCCCAGCCTTGTCTTTTACCTGAACTGCATTAATCAACACAGGCAGTCCTCCCCCCTTTTTCTGCAGCAGTTCATAATTCAACTCATTCACAAATCCCTGCATCTTCAGCAAAGGAGCATGATGGGTTTCGTAAAATATTTTTCCTCCTATAGCAAAAAAGTTCTGCAGCTTTTTTTCAGAAAGCACCTCCTGGCGCTCATACCCTATCCAGTTTAAAAAAGTACTGTTCGCTTTTATAATAAGACCGTTTGGAAGTGTAGACAGATAACCACAGGGGGCATTGTCATAGAGCTCTTCCGCACTCTCTTCTATCAGAGCTGCTGTAATGTTCTTATCTACATTGTGCTTAGCGTCCTTCAATTTTGGTAAAGAAAGTGTTCTATTGCGGCTATGGTTTCATCGGGGGCGCTTAGGTGCGGACAATGACCGGTTGCCTCTAGAACAACCAGTGTACTTTGGGCCAACTGCTTTGCCACATACTGCCCAACCTGTTGTGGAGCAATTACATCTTCGGAACATTGAAGAATGAGGGCAGGTACCGTTAGCTTCAGGAGGTCATCTCTGTTATCAGAAAAAAAAGTAACCTGTGCAAACTGCTTTGCAATTTCAGGATCGGTGCTGCAAAAACTATTCGTTAGCTCCTCTCCCAGCTCTGGTCGGTCGCCATTTCCCATAATAACGGGGGCCATGATACTGGACCAACCAAGATAATTGCTTTCCAGGGAGCTCAGCAGAGATTCTATATCTTCTCTTGAGAACCCCCCATAGTAATCACCCTGGTTGATATAACAGGGAGAAGGACCTACCATCACAAGCTTTTGAAAGGTCTGTGGTTGCCTGACTGCGGCCAGTACACCCACCATGGCACTTACAGAGTGGCCGATAAAAATAGCATTGGCAATGGAATGGGCTTTACAAATCTCGAGCACATCATCTGCATAGCCCTGCAGGCTGCTATATTTCTCCGGATGGTACGCAGCACTGTCAGACTTGCCATGCCCAACATAATCGAACAGCACCAGTTTAAAGTATTTTTCGAAGGCTGGAGTAATATAGCGCCACATATGCTGATCGCACCCAAACCCATGGGCGAAAATCATAAACTGCGTTCCCTGTCCAAAAACTTTTACATTAAACCGTTTATCAATATCCATCATCAATCCCCCGAAAATCATTGCTATGTGCTACGCACACTTTTAAATGTATAACTTTTAGTTAAATTTTCTTAAATTTATTCAACATTTTAGAATCTATCAATGCCGCAAATGCAATATTGACTGATACACTACTTCAGCTTTTTTTACCATGGTATATGGAGCGAGCTCCTGGGGTGACTGGCGGTGACTTTGTGAAGTGCAGCCGGTAAAAGCTGCAAGAAATGCAGGATTAAGGACTCCCAGATCTGCTCTGCTCTATACTAAAAAAAGGAGTAGCAACAGAGGCTCTACCAATCAGCCTGATGATACTACTCCTTTTTGCAGAACATGCACTGCTTCAGTGTATAGTTTAATATGACTTAGTGTTAAAGTATCAATAAAATCAGAGCAGTGCTGAACATGGGGTTTACCACGGATTATTCTTAGCATTGCCCATCACCTGACCACGAATTTCACCTCCGGGATATTGATCCGTATGAACATTCACATAGGTCTGCCCTGCCAGCATCAGCTCTATTAAATCTTAAAGAGAAGCACCTGCCAGAGAACCGATCAGATCGTCTGCAGTAATGGTGCCCTGGGCTAATATGCCACTGAACCTGCCGGGGATTGGCATTGGTGGTGGGCCATCAGGGTACAACCATACTACCACCACACCATTTGAACCCACAGGAGCCACGTGAATGTGAGCCATGCGCAAATTTTCAATATTGGCCACAATCAGCTTATAGCTAAGCTCCGTACCATCTTTGCTTAGCTGAAAAATAGCCTGGCCGGTAGCCTTTGTCTCAGCCACCGGAACCTCCTGATCGCCCCCAAGGTGCGCCCGCATGTTCACGACCCTGTAGCCTCCCTTTATAGCGGAATCATCCTGTAATACAGGTTCAATTCCCTTGTCATCACATGCCGTGAAAACAATTAAAAGAGCAGATACATACAGTAAAATTTGTTTTTTCATGAGTCATAAAAATTAAGTTGAAAATGTCTGGCTGAAATCAACTTGAGGGTAGTATGGTATCTGCTCCGCCGGGTGCCAGCAGGCACCGCAGGGGCACAATTTTTTGCCAGTACGGCAGCAACTGTGCAGAATATTGCCTGGGCAATGGGAAAATAATAAATATCTGATGTCTCACCAGCAATTATTCGCACCAGCCTAACAGCCTTTTAAAACACTGTATAACAATAAGATACAAAATTTATATTCTATACGCTGCAAATGTGTTGAAAAAGGTTTAAGCAGGCACTTAGCCAGCAGCATATTATTGTGATTTGCAGCGCCAGGTAAAAACATCAAAGCAGCCGAACATCAAATTATAGAGGTATAAACCTGCAAGCCAATCTGTACTGATGCCTATATGGCAGCTGAAATGCACATGGTATAGTTTATACGTGACCCTAACGTTTAAATTTTTTTTACTAATTTCAAAATTTCATTACATACAGTTCATTCTAAGTCTAAATTAATCAGAGATTGAAATAAACTCCTTAGTCTGTATAAAAAAACCTCAAAACTGTTTTTCAGCGAATACAGCGCTTATAATGTTTAATAATCAGACTGTTAATGTTTATGAATATTACACAAGTAGTGTAAAAGCAAGCTAAATATTACATTTGAACGGACTGAATAATAGGAAACAAACCATTACCAAATTCAATCTTTTTATCCTGGGGCGACGTATAGTGAGTATCCCATATCAGGGGTGAAATATAAATTTAGACCAATAGCAATGAGAATACTACTATTATCAACCACGCATAGCGGTCTTAGCCAGCGTACTTATAGCGAACTAGTAGAAAGAGGCCACACTGTGTGCGTGCAGCCGGCAACCACTGAAGCAGCAATAGAAGCAGCTGCTGCTTATTTTCAGCCCCAGCTCATTATTGCCCCTTTTCTCAAAAAAGGCTTACCCACTCCCCTGCTCCAGAAATATACTGTTTTAACCATTCGCGCTACGGCCGGTACCGACAGAGGCCCCGTGAACTATAATGGTGTACTTACCGAGAACCTGCAAAACTGGCGTATTACCGTCTATCAGGGATCTCTGGCAAAAGAGGTTTCCAGCAACAGTACCCCTCAAAATTTTATGGTGCCGCTAAAAGCCAAAAGCAATTTCTATCAGCATCATCTTACCCGTGCTGTGGTTCAGGATATTTTGGATACTGTAGAAAAAATTCAGAAAAAAGCCCTGTTGGCGAATACCCTGCAACGAACCGGCACAAAAGTGATCGGCAGGTTACACAGTATTGTTTAAGTTAAGAATAGCCCAACAAAACTTTACATTATGGTCAGGGTGCGGCAATGCATTTTCCAAACCTGAAAGAAAGCCAGTCTTGATCAATAAACCGTAATAATGCATGCTGCAACTACTGTTTGCCGGAGAGAAAATTATATTTCCAGGAATGGAAAAGCATGAGCAGCGATCTGGCTTTTGATGCCTGATGCTTTATTCGTAAACAGCCTCCAGTGCAATGGCCAGCTCATGTGGATCACGAATATCCAGCTTGTCTCTTTTTGCCTTGTTCTGTACGGCCATCAGCTTCCGGTTATCCCCGATAAATTCATCCAGCATGATCTCGATCATTTTGCCGCCGGGCCTTGCTCCTTTTCCATTGTCCAGGAAATTCAGACGCTCGTCGGTATCCATATAAAACAGTTTGAATTTACCTTCAATTGCCAGAAACACCAGTCGCTCTACCTTAAACTCCCTGCGCCCGGTTGCCTTTGAAAGCTCAATGCCTCCTGCAGCTTCAGTGCCCGGATAGGTCAGGGAATAGCTTAGGAAATATTCTTCATCGCTGCTGTTCCGGCTTAACGCCCATATCTGGCTAACCTCTGCTATTGCCTTAACCATCTTGTAATTTGGTGCTTTTTCAAGTACGGCAAATTCATTTCCTTCGTGCAGCACTTTCAGAAATGTAGTATAGCTATCGCTAAGGGGAACGGTGTAGTAGCGGTGACCGGAATAGGAAAAGGTCTCCACATCTGCGGCATCAAGTACAAATGGCTCATCCTCCTGCGCTTCTTTAATGAAAAGCAAATCTGCCTGTTCATCCATGCTAATCCACAGTCGGCGCTCTTCGCCGGTTTTCAGCACTACATATTGCTGCTCAAAATCTGCAGTCTGTGCATAGGAGTGGCTGAAAAAGAAAATGCTAAGGAGAAAGAGTACAGATTTCATAAGATCATCTGGTTAATTTGGAAAGCGACATATCCAAATATATCAGAATGATCATAAACAATACCCACACAAGGCTGCAGTAAACCCATCATGACCAGCAGCTTAATGTAATGTCTTTTTGCTGGCAGCCATCTTTACTACAATTCATCAGCATTTATACACTTCATGAAGCTTCCAGCCTGCTGTTTTTCATCCAAAGCAACTGTTTTACTTTACAGGTTTATACAGCCCTCGCCCGGGCTTTACAAGCCTTACCTTGTAGTAAGAGCGTTTAAGGATATTCTTTTCAGAAGTTGTACAGCTTTTTAGGATATTCTGTATCCTTGTATAAGGCTGCTAGGTTTACTTCTGTAAGAAATTGTACAAATTTACTCCTGTGGACAAAGCTGATAGCAGGATATAACAGTCTGTAATTAGAGAAAGCTCATTAGGGCCAGCAGGTTCTCCGGCCCGAACCGATCGATGTTCTGATCTTTGTCAAACTGCCTGATCACATGCTTTTTATCCGGAAACACCAGCTGAAGCTGTTTTACAGTATTCACATCAAAAAACTGGCCCCTCCTCCTGATCCACATTGCTGTTACATCCTGCTTTTTAGTGCCTGAATCAATTTTAAGCGGCACCACCATATCTGTAAGGGTAATACTGGACAGGCTGCTGATGGCAGCCGTTTCAAGGTATCCGCCATAGCCGGCGGCTTTGCCCTTATTCATCAGTTTACAGCGATGACGGATGTACAGCATACCAACTGTTGTTGGTAATACCTCATAAAAGGCATTATTGAAGGGTACAAATTTCTTGTCGTTCAGATATATAGTATCTACATCAGGCATATCGAGTGCCAGGAGCTTACCATCTCTGTAAAACACCATTTCTTCAGTAACCACATTGTAATTGAATGGCAAACAGGCTGTAATACCTGATTTTAGTAAAATGGTTGCCTCACTAAAGCCATAAAAGAGATAAACGGGCTGTTCAATAACCCTGCCATTGGCGCCGGCAGCCCCTTGCTGCGCATAAGCAGTAGTTACGAACAACAGCAGGAGTATCAGTAATGCATATTTTAAGATATCCTTCATCTCTTATAAGTTACAGACAATCAACAACTGAAGCAAATTTAGGGAGTGTAATCTCAACATAACTGCAGGGCTCATTGCTAGGCACACCCCCCTATTTAATTTGAAAAGTATCTAGAGACAGCTGTTCCAGGTATTTTCTTATTTCAGAGAATTCGATGCGGGAGCTTTTGTAAGCTATATGTCCATCGGGCCGAATCAGAAACATTGCCCTGCTTTTTACACCATAAGCATCCATGAATAGTTTATTCTCCCTGGCATGCAACTTAAAAACATCCAGAGGAAAGCCGGTATCAGCTTTCAGTACCTCTGCCGGGGTGCAGGCCGGTTCACCCTCTCCGGCATTTGCCACAACAAACAAAGTAAAATGGGTGCATCTAAGAAGTGCATGGGTGACTGTAGCCCTACCCGCATGCCATACACTTACATAGGGTGCACGTTCACCAGCTTTAGGGCCATTGCTGAAGAATTGCTTATGTGGTGAGGCTTTGCTCAAGGAACCGGATTTATAATGTATGGCCAGCTGCGATACCCGCA of the Flammeovirgaceae bacterium 311 genome contains:
- a CDS encoding formyl transferase domain-containing protein, producing MQPATTEAAIEAAAAYFQPQLIIAPFLKKGLPTPLLQKYTVLTIRATAGTDRGPVNYNGVLTENLQNWRITVYQGSLAKEVSSNSTPQNFMVPLKAKSNFYQHHLTRAVVQDILDTVEKIQKKALLANTLQRTGTKVIGRLHSIV